A genomic stretch from Aedes albopictus strain Foshan chromosome 2, AalbF5, whole genome shotgun sequence includes:
- the LOC109405129 gene encoding arylalkylamine N-acetyltransferase-like 2 has protein sequence SSVRTASAECRSRMDKATCFGSQLEFSVAKAEDYDSVVAFVVEHYYKDEPMSNSYIYDSNPAHDDVEFSVSFLLQGMAVKAVDVDCGNRLVGVSIANPVYPGYVQDLLEAAEQAKTQKWRDSLKLLARLQQSVNVLQRCNVSKCYDIEIVAVHPEYRGRSIGTRLFEEQFRRGRQLGYPVASADCSSYYSARIAERVGMECVGRLAFSHYKDDHGVQLFQPKAPHVEIQTFVKVLQ, from the coding sequence TCTAGTGTACGGACAGCTTCTGCTGAGTGTAGGTCGCGGATGGATAAGGCCACTTGTTTCGGTAGCCAACTGGAGTTCAGTGTAGCAAAAGCGGAAGATTATGACTCAGTGGTAGCTTTCGTGGTCGAGCATTACTACAAGGATGAACCGATGAGCAATTCGTACATCTACGATAGCAACCCCGCGCACGATGATGTGGAGTTTTCCGTTTCGTTCCTCTTGCAAGGGATGGCAGTGAAGGCTGTGGATGTGGATTGTGGAAATCGTCTGGTCGGAGTATCCATCGCTAATCCGGTTTACCCAGGGTATGTGCAGGATTTGCTGGAGGCAGCCGAGCAAGCCAAGACGCAGAAATGGCGCGACAGCTTGAAGCTTTTGGCTCGACTTCAACAGTCGGTTAATGTGTTGCAGCGGTGCAATGTGTCCAAGTGCTACGATATTGAGATTGTGGCCGTTCATCCGGAATACCGAGGGCGGTCAATCGGTACGCGGTTGTTTGAAGAGCAGTTCAGGAGAGGCAGACAACTAGGGTATCCAGTGGCAAGTGCAGACTGTTCAAGCTATTACTCAGCTAGGATCGCCGAAAGGGTAGGCATGGAATGTGTAGGCAGGCTAGCTTTTAGTCATTATAAGGATGATCATGGAGTTCAACTGTTCCAACCAAAAGCACCCCATGTAGAGATTCAAACGTTTGTCAAAGTGTTGCAATAA